From Ammospiza caudacuta isolate bAmmCau1 chromosome 24, bAmmCau1.pri, whole genome shotgun sequence:
TTCCTGCAGTCCTGCCTCCACCTGGagcatcctcctgctccctgagctGCATTCCTGCATGTCCTGCCTCCACCTGGagcatcctcctgctccctgagctGCATTCCTGCATGTCCTGCCTCCATCTGGAGCATCCTCCTGCTTCCTGAGCTGCATCCCCACAGTCCTAACTCCACCTGGagcatcctcctgctccctgagctGCATTCCTGCAGTCCTGCCTCCACCTGGagcatcctcctgctccctgagctGCATTCCTGCATGTCCTGCCTCCACCTGGagcatcctcctgctccctgagctGCATCCCCACACCCCTGGAGCTGCAAtctgcacccagagctgctgctcaggtgtGGGAAGGAACGCCCAGATTCCCAGCAGGGATCAGGAATTGATGTTGGCAATTCCCAGTGGGGAATGAGGCTGGGAAAATCCTGCGGTGGCTCAGAGCTCATCCCTaaaagagcagggagaggcaggaggaaagggaaagctctgaggctggggctggaaggagctgtgtggagggagggaggtgaaGGACGAGCAGACAGATgagaggtggcagcagtggcagcggCACAGATGAACCCCAGCCCTCTGCCAGGGCTTCccgtgctgctgcctgcctccaAAACCATCCCCCAGCAGTTTCCAGTTTCCCTTCCAGCCAGACAAGAGATGGGAGCCAGAGATTGGGAGGCACTGAGCAAACAAGCAGCAGatgagcagcactggctgcGGGCAGAACGCTGCTGCCTTGGAAAGGAGGCCGGGCTGGGAGATTGGGAGAGGGCAAAAGATGCTGGGGCTGATTACAGAGCACTCTGCAGAGTTAATTGTTCACCAGATTGGGATCTGGGCCACCTCCACCAACAGGCTGCTTCCTGCCGTCGGCTTTCCTGGACAAACAGAGGAGCCAGTGGATTTAGAGGggagcaaaggcagcagggcaaagctctgcctgcacagggtTCACTCCTGAACCCCACCAGAGCCCTCTCATCGCTCCCCTGCCTGCACAAACCCAGCCCggctgagctcagcttttgGGGTGTCAGCACATGAATTACACACAGCAGAACTCGCTCCAGCCTCGGCATCTCCTCTGAGCTGAGCCAAGctcccctgtcctgctgcctggaggagctgcctccaTTTCCCCGAGGATGCAAGGAGAATCTGGGAGGCTCCTCCTGAGCCTAAGCCCTTTTGGAAACTCTTACTCCTCTTGGACATGACTGCAAACAAACAGATCCCAGCCCTTCTGGAGATTCTCAGCCCTCCTGGCCCAAACCTCAGCTCTGTGgaagccagaggaatgtcccaGGGTTTACAGGCATTGACCAAACATTCATTTCTCCCCAAAAGGCCAGACCAAGGGGATGATGGTCTCAGTGAAAACTGCAACATGGATATTTTAATTCACATGGTGAGCGGACATCCAGGATTCTGCCTGACCAGGTGGTGGGACAGGGAGAACTGAAGGATTCTCATGGATTTGGGATATCAAAACTCAGCTGAGCTCCCTGTAGCACCCTGAGCCATTTTGCCTCTGTGTTTTACCCTCTGTAAAATGCAGTGCCAGCAAGGGAAGGCAAAAACTGTCCCCTGCAGCACCCTCTGcaccccatcctgtccccagggcacaaGTGGCTCtgactgtcacagacatcttttatgaaaaatcctttctttaaaatttttcctcctgagaagctgagaggcctcaggaacaaaatgcaaacaatggttatctgctgctgtgggatgcaacaggtgcatctgtgattggtctcatgtggttgtttcttattaatggccaatcacagcccagctgtctcgGACAGAGTCCAAGctacaaacctttgttatcattctttgctattctattcttagccagccttctgagagaatcctttcttctattcttttagtatagttttaatattatatatataataaatttataaatatttatatataataaatatataaatatttatagatcataaatatatatatcataacataataaatcaaaccttctgaaacacggagtcaaatcctcgtctcttccctcagcctgagacccctgtgaacagcGTCACAACTGTCCCCTGCAGCACCCCCTGcaccccagcctgtccccaggggaCAAGGGACGCTGGCAAGGAATGCacaccagaggcagcagctcaaGATTTAAAGCAGCTCGTTTGGAAGGCAATAAAAAGCAGCCAGCTGCACTTGAGCCACCTGTAGCCAGCAATGTGTGACACCATCCCTCCCCTCTGTCACCctgtcaccagcacagcctctctgaAGGGCCCATTCAGGGCCCCACAAAGAGCTGCCTCAGTGAAAGGGAGATGGAGATGAGGATCCAGTgcttcccatccctgccagcatcccagggctctgcagagctcgGGGAGCAAAGCCCTGGGAACAAAGCAAGGTCAGGAGCTGCCAGATGGGGGGACTCGGACGTGGGGACACGGCGGTGACGTGGCCAAGGCCAGGCAGAATCCCTGGCAAGGCCATGGACACAGGGAGATCTCCAGAGCCCTGATTAGCtgtaattttttctctctttctctccatcccagcaggatgagAGAGGAGGAACTCCCAGGATTTCTGGCGAGGTTGTTCCACTACTCATTTATGAGCTGCTCCCATTTGGACGTGGTGCTGATATTTTCCAGCGTGAGTGAGTAAGCCTGGGAACCTGGGAACAAATCTgtgagccctgcctggagcacagacaCCAAAACTCGCTCGGAAATATTCTGGTGTCAGAGAAAGCCTGAAAATCAGCACACTCTGAGCTGGGTGCCTCTCACACTGAGGAAATTCCATGGATGGGGTGAGCTGGGTGCTCTCCTGTTCCTGCCTCTTCCTTCTGGGACTCTTGGACGTCCCCTCCCACCTTTTCCAAGGGAGGAGAGGATTCTCCACATCACAAATGCACTgagatctctgtgtgtgcccgCTGGCGCCGTGTCCATGACCCGGGGGCCAGATTCCTGGAGGGAATCTCTTCAGGACCATGGGAACTGCTTTTCCCGAGCTCTCCCCTGCCCTGTCACAGCCTGgtgaggctggagagcaggactCTGCTTGCACTGACCACATCTCAGCCCCACGTGCTGGCACATCCCAGATCcacaccccaaacctgccccacaCCACcgaggagaagggaatgaattAAAATTAATCCCAGCTCCTCGCAGGGCCCTGTTTGACGGCTCTTGTCCTTTCACAAACCTCCAACTTTCTGCCTGATGCTTGTTCAAAGCTTTTCCCCCTTCAGGCACCATCTCCGAGCCCAGCACACATCACATCTTGAAGCACAGCACAAAACCCAGcgccagcagccccaggcctgACCCTGATTCTTTCAGAGCTGATGCCACCATTGTGCCAACACGCTCAGCCCAGGTTGTTTTCACCGAGACACGAGGCTGTTAAAGCTTTTCATGCTGCCATGGCGCAGAGGGCAGCTCTCAAGGGGCTGTCTGGCGACAGAGGGGGGACACATTATGGGACACAGCCCCGGGAGCTGTCACAGCAACAGGAGAGATGCAGCTGATGGTGACAGCCGCCCAAAACTGCAGCGCCAGGGGAATGCCGAGCTGccagcccggggcagggctCCCTTCCCCCGGACTGACCCTGGGGGTCACTTCCACACTCAAAGGgtccccccagacccctcacgGCGCGCCCACCCAGGGATGCCCATCACAATCCATAACCTGGAACAGATTTAGGACCGAACACGCGCAGGAATTCCCTCACTGGGGAGCACCAGGGTACAAATCCGAGCTGagccctccctctccctctccgTGCCTCCAACTCcagctctcccctcccctcGGGACTTGGGACTCCTCTCCCAGGCCCACAGGCAGCAGCGGTGGCCCCCGGAGGAGCAGGGTCCCCGGAGGGGCTGAGGGGCGAGCAGGGTCCCCACAGGGGCGAGCAAGGTCCCcgaaggggctggggggggcGGACAGGACCCCCAGAGGGTCTGGAGGGACTGGCATGGCTCCCGGAGGGGCTGAGGGCCGAGCAGGgtccctggaggggctggagaagCGAGCAGGGCTCCCGGAGGGGCTGAGGGCCGAGCAGGGCTCTCGGAGGGGCTCGGGGGCGATCAGGGTCCCCGGCCCGCGGCGGGGTGACCGCGGCACTCACCGGGCGCCGAGCCGGTcgctctcccttccctcctgccgtgtcccttcctccttcctgcggggcagagcaggggcGGTGCTGCGGGAGCCGCGGGGCCGCTCCGGGAACGGGGCCGGGCTGCGAGAGGAGCGGGGCCGGCAGCGGAGAGCGGCTggagcggcaccggcaccggaGCGGGGCGGATGCTGGAGGCGGTACCGGAGCAGGAGAGGCTTGGAGCGGTCCgggagagctggagaggtgCCGGTGCCGGAGCAGGAAAAGGGTTGGAGCGGTCCCGGTGCCGATGGAATAGGAACGGTGCCGGGGAGTCGGAGCGGTGCCGGGGGAACGGGAGCGGTGCCGGTGCTGGTACCGGGGGAATTGgagcggtgccggtgccggtatCGAGCAGGGCGAGTGGgagcggtgccggtgccggagcaggaaaagggttggagggtgccggtgccggtggaGGGGGAATTGGGAGCGGTGCCGGTAGCGGGGCCCGGGCAGTCGGAGCGCAGCCGGTGCCGGTACCGGGGTAGTCGGAGCagtgccggtgccggtgccagGGGAATCAaagcggtgccggtgccggtagCGGAGCCCGGGCAGTCGGAGAGGTGCCGGTACCGGGGAATTGgagcggtgccggtgccggtagCGGAGCCCGGGCAGTCGGAGAGGTGCCGGTACCGGGGAATTGgagcggtgccggtgccggtagCGGAGCCCGGGCAGTCGGGGCGCGGTGCGGGACCCGCCGCGGTGCGGGAGCGCTGCCGGCGCTCGGTTCCGTGCGGCGCTGGCTCCTccccgccgcagccccgggAGCAGGAGCCCGCTCGGCCCCGCCGGCCCGGGCAGGAGCCGCGCTCGGAgagcacaaacacacaaacacacaaacagcGATCCCCGCCTCGCTCTCCGGTCCAGCTCCCTCCTGCGGCTCCTCCCGAGACACCGGCACCGGCCCCGTGCGGGTTTCAGCCTCTCCGGGTTGTGGATTTAGCAGCGGCTCCCCCACCCATTCCAGCTCCTTGTTGTCGTATATTTAGTCAAACATTCTGGGTTGGCCAAAAATAGAGCAGCCGTGGAAATAAATCAGGCTGACTGGAGGTGCCAACATTGTCTGCCTGAGAGTAATTAATTTCTTATATCCTCGGCTATATTAATCCTCGCCTTCCCTGCACACGCCGCCCTGTCTGTCAGCAGAGTTGTTGTGATTAGTGCCGAAATCTGGGGGATGTGCAGGAgtggggaagggcagggggaaactgaggcagcgAAGCACAAAATCCATCTCCACAgggtgtggggagggggaacgcagagggcacagcagggctggtgagGAGGATGGAAGGGGATGCAAATTCTGTGGGGGGAAATCCAACATTTAGGGTCTTCTTTCCAGACGTGGatattccacaaaaaaaaaaaaaaaaaaaaaaaaaggaaaaaagaaaatggtcCAGGAGACACAAATTCGGGCTTCCTCAgttgtgctgctgccagaacTCTTTTCCCCGTGTTCTTTCCGAATGTGGGAGTCTCGCTGGACTTGCTGACTCTCAATTCTTATCTCAGAAGCACCAGGCTGGCTGGAGACACCTCGGGGAGTGGGACAGTGCTTCCCAGATGGCGCAGCAGGAGCATCAAATCCGAGCCCCCATGGAGGGAAGGGATGTTCTAGAAGGATCCATCTCCTCTGGTCACCTcagcctgtcccagggcagcacccCTGAGGCCCTTGAGGGGTGaagccttcagcagcagctcttcagtgggagcaggagctgaaccAGCCCCTCTAGGAGCGTGTGGGGGGCTCAGAACTGAGGCCCAGTGACCCAGCAGGGACGTGGTGGCTTTGCAGCAGGGGTGAGATGCCATCCTGGGTGACACAGGGTGAGCAGCTCGTCTGTCACCCATGTCTGATGGGGATTGGcatcctgggctctgcagggctcggggaggagcagcaaagtggggacaggggggatgtgggtgtggggtgCGATGCAGGGTGTGACATCcaggctgtgtgtgacacccagGGTTATGTGTGacatgcagagctgtgtgtgacacGCAGGGCTACGTGTGACAGCCAGGGTTATGTGTGAcatgcagggctgtgtgtgacaTCCAGGGTTATGTGTGACAACCAGGGCTATGTGTGACACCCAGGCTGTGTGTGACATGCACAGTTATGGTGTGACATCCAGGGCTCTGTGTGACACCCAGGGTTATGTGTGAcacccagggctctgtgtgacacccagggctctgtgtgacacccagggctctgtgtgacAGCCAGGGCTATGTGTGAcacccagggctctgtgtgacAGCCAGACTGGCTCCTGTGGCCACTGCCCTCCTGTCACCCCTGGTCAATGAGTACCCGGTCACGTGTGTGCTCACTCATTGCCCTGTGAGTGCCCACCCCGCTCCCTTCCTACTGCACAAATGCACTTTGGGGAGGTTTTTCCCACATCCCAGTCTCTGCCATGGCTCTGACTTCCACATTCACCATTTTCCTCCATTTAGAGGGGAGATGTCACCCTGGGGGAGGTGTCTCAGGCACCCGTGGGTCGTTCCCAATCACTGCTGCCACCCCTCCCATGCCACAATTCCGGTGCCTTAAATCCAGTTtgaaactgaaaggaaaagagattcCCAGGAAAGGAGATTGCCAGGAAAAGAGAGTCCCAGGGAAAGAGAGTCCCAGGGAAAGAGAGTCCCAGGAAAAGAGATTCCCAGGGAAAGAGAGTCCCAGGAAAGGAGATTGCCAGGAAAAGAGATTGCCAGGAAAAGAGAGTCCCAGGGAAAGAGATTCAGAGGAAAAGAGATTCTCAGGAAAAGAGATTTGCAGGAAAGGAGATTGCCAGGAAAAGAGATTCCCAGGGAAAGAGATTCTCAGGAAAAGAGattcagagaaaaagagattCCCAGGGAAAGAGATTCACAGGAAAAGAGATTCCCAGGGAAAAGAGATTCCCAGAGAAAAGAGATTTGCAGGAAAGGAGATTGCCAGGAAAAGAGATTGCCAGGAAAAGAGATTCAGAGGAAAAGAGATTCTCAGGAAAGGAGAGTCCCAGGAAAAGAGATTCTCAGGAAAAGAGATTGCCAGGAAAAGACATTCACAGGGAAAAGAGATTGCCAGGAAAAGAGATTCTCAGGAAAAGAGATTGCCAGGAAAAGAGATTCACAGGAAAAGAGATTCCCAGGGAAAAGAGATTCCCAGAGAAAAGAGATTCACAGGAAAAGAGATTCTCAGGAAAAGATATTCCCAGGGAAAAGAGATTTACAGGGAAAGAGATTCCCAGGAAAAGAGATTCAGAGGAAAAGAGATTCTCAGGAAAAGAGATTCCCAGGAAAAGAGATTCCCAGGGAAAGAGATTCAGAGGAAAAGAGATTCTCAGGAAAGGAGATTGCCAGGAAAAGAGATTCCCAGGGAAAAGAGATTGTCAGGAAAAGAGATTCCCAGGGAAAACAACTCCAGCAAATGAAGCTGAAGGCCCCAGACTGGAAGTGCAGAGCAAGCCCCGTGCAAAGGGCAGGAATGTGACACAATCAGGGGACAGAGCCACGGGCTCGGTGCTTGTGCCACACCAGCTGCTCGTTGGTGCAGAACATTCCTCACAAACACAAATTCCAGCCCTGGGCATGCCGGGGATTGCTGGGAGAGCCCCAGAGGAGGATGAGCAGAGGGAGAGCGCCCAGCTGGGATTGCAGcggggaggagaggagggatcGGGCTGGGATGGATGCGGTGGTCCCAGCACGGCTGTGGGGGATAACGGGGCTGCTGGTCGGAAAATTAATCCGCAAACACCACAGGTTTATggccaaaaaggagacagaggagtccttttgctttattccaataaagggagaggccatggggcattccccccgagatctcacatttttggaggatgcagcctcctttttatcccacatttcccttctctctttccccatttctgaggtacttgacAGGTACAGATTTCCCAAAAtgcctgatcccaaagatttccctcaAATGTATAACCCTGCCTTTtagttcttaattttttttggaatttagggtttttcccccatttctgaggtacttgagaggttcagacttcccaaaacacctgataccaaagattcccctctaatgtacaaccctcccttttaatttttgattCTTACcgaatttagggttttttcttccccattgtttctttcatctctcaatATCTAATTTCTGTTTATCAGCAAACTTAAAAATCTATTTGTGAAATCAAATCTCTTTTCCCATTCATCAAccagtggaatccttcccattgtttcttttatctcccagagctggttttatctaccagctTGTTTGGGAAGACAAATCTGCCGTTCCTCTCACTGCTAATGGGGCTGGGGCCACTCCACCAGTAAGATCCCAAAGCAAAATGTCCCTTTACActtctgtgtgctctgaggggggttttttgggagttttttccTAGAAttac
This genomic window contains:
- the LOC131567571 gene encoding uncharacterized protein LOC131567571, whose product is MGTAFPELSPALSQPAGPGQSERSRCRYRGSRSSAGAGARGIKAVPVPVAEPGQSERCRYRGIGAVPVPVAEPGQSGRGAGPAAVRERCRRSVPCGAGSSPPQPREQEPARPRRPGQEPRSESTNTQTHKQRSPPRSPVQLPPAAPPETPAPAPCGFQPLRVVDLAAAPPPIPAPCCRIFSQTFWKHQAGWRHLGEWDSASQMAQQEHQIRAPMEGRDVLEGSISSGHLSLSQGSTPEALEG